The following coding sequences lie in one Candidatus Diapherotrites archaeon genomic window:
- a CDS encoding DUF5320 domain-containing protein — protein sequence MPFRDGTGPLGRGTLTGKGFGPCGRGFAFRRGLSRFSFSEPITLTQEEQKKILEEEIKEIEAEKKAIEKKLEELKE from the coding sequence ATGCCTTTTAGAGACGGAACCGGCCCTCTTGGTCGCGGGACCCTTACTGGAAAAGGATTTGGGCCGTGCGGAAGAGGCTTTGCTTTTAGGAGGGGCTTAAGCAGATTTAGTTTTTCTGAACCAATAACTTTAACACAAGAAGAGCAAAAGAAAATCTTGGAAGAAGAAATTAAAGAAATTGAAGCAGAAAAAAAAGCAATCGAAAAAAAATTGGAAGAATTAAAAGAGTGA
- a CDS encoding DUF134 domain-containing protein, which yields MPRPRLCRRVSFHPDITYFKPAGIRMKQLEESTISFDEFEAVRLKDLLGLEQEEAAKKMNISQPTFHRLVLSARKKIADAIVNGKAIKIEGGFCKFSK from the coding sequence ATGCCCAGGCCAAGACTTTGCAGGAGGGTAAGTTTTCATCCAGATATAACTTACTTCAAGCCTGCGGGAATTAGGATGAAGCAACTGGAAGAATCAACCATATCATTTGATGAGTTTGAGGCTGTGAGATTAAAGGATTTATTAGGCTTGGAACAAGAGGAAGCAGCAAAAAAAATGAACATCTCGCAGCCAACCTTTCACAGGCTGGTGTTGTCAGCAAGAAAAAAGATAGCTGACGCCATTGTAAACGGAAAAGCAATAAAAATTGAAGGAGGCTTCTGCAAATTCAGTAAATAA
- a CDS encoding radical SAM protein, producing the protein MYALKNYQAILEGKAKPKYLALKDLGKLQSKVEQAYELMASCTLCERKCNAKRMEGKKGYCRVLGPKVNSAFEHFGEEPFFVPSFTVFFSGCNLNCVYCQNFQASQLDQGEESSVEQLAKTFLNANNCRNLNLVGGSPTPQLPFILDALNRIDLNVPVIWNSNFFMSEKAMELLKGTIDVFLSDFKYGSNECALKYSNAPNYLDVVKRNHVLAFNDSEMVVRHLMLPGHFECCTSPVLKFIAEKFKDKAVVNIMDQFHPDYKSYEFFELRRRITAEELSKALKLAEELGLEFIY; encoded by the coding sequence ATGTACGCACTCAAAAACTATCAGGCAATACTTGAAGGAAAGGCAAAGCCAAAGTATCTGGCTTTAAAGGATTTGGGAAAACTGCAGAGCAAGGTGGAGCAGGCTTACGAGCTAATGGCTTCCTGCACTTTATGCGAGAGAAAATGCAATGCAAAGAGGATGGAAGGAAAAAAAGGCTATTGCAGGGTTTTAGGCCCTAAAGTGAATTCTGCTTTCGAGCATTTCGGGGAAGAGCCATTTTTTGTGCCTTCCTTTACTGTCTTCTTTTCTGGCTGCAATCTGAATTGCGTTTACTGCCAAAACTTTCAGGCAAGCCAGCTAGACCAAGGAGAAGAATCAAGCGTAGAGCAATTGGCAAAAACCTTCTTGAACGCAAACAATTGCAGGAACTTGAACTTGGTTGGAGGAAGCCCAACACCACAGCTTCCATTTATTCTTGATGCATTGAACCGTATTGACCTTAATGTTCCTGTAATATGGAATTCCAATTTTTTTATGAGCGAGAAAGCAATGGAGCTCCTGAAAGGAACAATTGATGTCTTTCTCTCGGACTTCAAGTACGGTAGCAATGAATGCGCTTTAAAGTACTCTAATGCCCCCAATTATCTTGATGTAGTGAAAAGGAATCATGTGCTTGCATTCAATGACTCTGAAATGGTTGTAAGGCATTTAATGCTGCCAGGGCATTTCGAGTGCTGCACTTCTCCAGTCCTAAAATTCATCGCAGAAAAATTCAAGGACAAGGCTGTAGTGAACATCATGGACCAATTCCATCCAGACTATAAATCATATGAATTCTTTGAGCTCAGGAGAAGAATCACAGCAGAAGAATTAAGCAAGGCCTTAAAACTGGCAGAAGAATTAGGATTAGAGTTTATTTACTGA